The window GCCATGATCCGCCCACCCTGGACGAGGCAATTTTTGCTGCCGTCGGCATCACCGACGATCAGGAGCAGCAGGCCGAGATCGCCGCCGCCCTGATGGGAATGCCGCTTGATCTCGTTCAGGCCGAGGTCAAGAAACAGGTCCGCACCAACAGCCGCATCACCTCCACCCGCGTCATCGCCGGCGAGCAGGGCGCACAGCGGTCCGTCGTGGTTGAACGTCGCGTCGTCCGCCGCTTCGGCAACGACAAGCGCACCGGCACCTGAGCGCTTAGTCCTTTGCTTCCATACAAAAGCGGACCGGTTTTGCCGGTCCGCTTTTTGATTCCAGGCTGGTTTTCAGGCGGCGCGATTGCCGTACATGCTGGAGATCAGCTTCCAGCAGGTCGAGTTGAAGTTGAGAAGCGCGCGGCCCGCCTTGAAGGGCGCCGCGGCAAGATCGGCCAACTCGGCCTCGGACGCCTTGGCAAGGTCGATCGTGCCGGTCGACTCACCGTGGCGGAATGCGAGATGCGCGCCGAACTTCCTGGCGAGCGCCCGCATGGCGTGATTCTCGGCGCCTGTGGTGATGCGCAGGCGCTTGTAACCCTTCCAGCGGGCCTCAGCGATCAGGCGACTGAACAGGATGGTGCCGACATTCTGGCGACGAGCGGACGCTTCCACGCTGAATGCGACTTCGGGTAGCGACTCGCCCTCCGGCGGATGCAGTTCGGCCGCACCGCGGACCACGCCGCCGACGATATAGGCGACGATCACGGTGCCGTCCTCGGCGCAACGGGCGGCGTAACGCTCGATGAAGCTGTCGTCGAGAAAACCGTTGAAACGGTCGTGCCGGCTCACGGCATCGAGTCTCAGCAGGTGATCGCGCAGAAGCGGCAATTCTTCCTGTTGGCTCAAGGTCCGCACATAGCCGGGAACGGACGTCGCGCGGATGGTGTCTTCAAGTACCACGTCAAAACTCCTCTTGGTGTCCCTCGAGGAGGCGTCGAATCCCTAGGCCTCCAATATTGTGCGTCGCAACAAATTTTTCAAGCCGAGAACCTGCTCAAGTTTGAGGCAGCTGAAGCGACTAATTTGTTAACGAAATCAAAGACCCGTAGTCTTACAGGATCAGTTGCGTCTGGGTCACCAATGCGACGAGCTTGCCGTCCTCGGTTTCCAGCCGGGTGGTCCAGACCTGCGTCCGGCGGCCCCGGTGGACGGGAGTGGCGGTGGCGATCACCATGGTTCCCTCCTTGGCCCCGCCAATGAAGTTGGTCTTGCTCTCCAGGGTGGTCGTGCCCTTGGCATTCTCCGGTAGGTTGATCACGGTCGCCGCCGCACCGACGGAATCGGCGAACGCCATCACCGCGCCTCCGTGGATGGTATGATGCAGCGTGCAGAGATCGGGCCTGACCGTCATCCGCGCCACCACGCGATCCTTCTCGGCCTCGACGAACTCGACTCCCTTGAGCTCGGCGAACGGCATCTTCATCGCTTTGAGTTTCTCGAGCGGCGTCATCGGATCTCCTCCCAATTCATCGTTGTCTCAACGTGATTGACTACGCACGGCAAAGCAATAACGTCCGAGGTAATCGCGGTGCGCGAGGCCAGGCCTGACGTCATCCTCGCCTCCTGGTGCGCGGCTGCGCTGACAGATGGGCTCGATGCGATCGTCACGGCGTTATGGCTTACCTAGGTCACCGCGTTCACGATCTGATATTCCGGACGGCGCCAAACTTCGCCAGCGATCACTTCCTCGATGATCTCGGTCGCCTTCATGACTTCGGTCTCACCGATATAAAGCGGCGTGATCCCGAACCGCATAATGTCTGGCGCACGAAAATCACCGATGACGCCGCGAGCAATCAGGGCCTGCATCGCGGCGTAGCCGCCGTCGAAAGCGAAGGAGATTTGCGAGCCGCGGCGCTCATGCGCGCGCGGCGTCACCAGCTTCAGCGAGGGACAGCGGCGTTCGACCTCGCTGATCAGGAGATCGCCGAGCGCCAGGGAGCGTGCGCGGACCTCCACGATATCAACCCGATCCCAGATATCGAGCGAAGCCTCCAGCGCCGCCATCGCCAGCACCGGCGGCGTGCCAACGCGCATGCGCTCGACACCGCCGGCGGCTGCATAGCCAAGCTCGAACGCAAACGGCTTTGCGTGGCCCATCCATCCGGACAGTGCAGCGCGCGCGTCGTCGGCATGGCGCGGTGAGACGTAGAGGAAAGCCGGCGCGCCAGGGCCTGCGTTGATATATTTGTAAGTGCAGCCAGCGGCGAAATCGGCGCCGCAGCCGGCGAGATCGACCGGCAGCGCGCCCGCCGAATGCGCGAGATCCCAGACCGTGACGATGCCGAGCGTATGCGCCTTTTCGGTCAGCTTCGCCATGTCGTGACGGCGGCCGGTGCGGTAGTCGACCTCGGTGACGTAGAGCACCGCGATCTCTTCCGACAGCGCGGGCTCGATCTCCTCCGGCGCCACCAGGCGCAATTGATGTCCGCGCCCGAGCGTCGCGATCAGGCCTTCGGCCATGTAGAGGTCGGTCGGAAAATTGCCAGTGTCCGATAGGACGACCTTGCGCGACGCATTCATGTCGAGTGCGGCGGCGAGCGCCTGATAGACTTTGAGCGACAGCGTGTCGCCGACCATGACTGAGCCCGCCTCCGCGCCGATCAGCCGCGCGATGCGATCGCCAACATGGTGCGGTTGAGCATACCATCCCGCACTGTTCCAGGCACGGATCAGCTCGTTTCCCCACTCGGTAGTGATGACGCGGCGAACGCGTTCGGCAACGCCCAGCGGCAGTGCACCAAGCGAATTGCCGTCGAGATAGATCACACCATCCGGTAGATGGAACAGAGCCTTGGTGTCGTCATAGACGCGATATCTGGTCATGAGTTTTTCTACAGAATGGTACGGACACGCCAGAGTTCGGGAAACAGCTCGACCTCCAGCATGCGCTTGAGATAGCTGACGCCGCCGGTGCCTCCCGTGCCGCGCTTGAAACCGATGACGCGCTCGACGGTCGTGACGTGGTTGAAGCGCCAACGGCGGAAATAGTCTTCGAAATCGACCAGCTTTTCGGCGAGCTCGTACAGCATCCAGTGCGTCTCCGGCGCCTCGTAGACGACGCGCCAGGCCTGCAGCACGCCCTCGCTGAAACTGTGGGTCTCGCGGACGTCGCGCGCCAGCACCGCCGCAGGCATCTTGAGCCCGTTGCGATCGGCGAGCCGCAGCACCTCATCGTACAGGCTGGGCGTCGCAAGCTCTGCTTCGAGCAGCTTCGTCGTTTCCACATCGTGCGCGTACGGCTTCAGCATGGCGTGGTTGCGATTGCCGAGCAAAAATTCGATCAGCCGGTACTGGCGCGATTGGAAGCCCGAGGACTCGCCGAGCTGCGAACGAAAGCGCGTATATTCGCTCGGTGTCATCGTACGCAGCACGTCCCAGGCGTTGTTGAGCTGCTCGAAGATGCGCGACATCCGTGCCAGCATCTTCATTGCGGGCTGC is drawn from Bradyrhizobium diazoefficiens and contains these coding sequences:
- a CDS encoding GNAT family N-acetyltransferase codes for the protein MVLEDTIRATSVPGYVRTLSQQEELPLLRDHLLRLDAVSRHDRFNGFLDDSFIERYAARCAEDGTVIVAYIVGGVVRGAAELHPPEGESLPEVAFSVEASARRQNVGTILFSRLIAEARWKGYKRLRITTGAENHAMRALARKFGAHLAFRHGESTGTIDLAKASEAELADLAAAPFKAGRALLNFNSTCWKLISSMYGNRAA
- the kynA gene encoding tryptophan 2,3-dioxygenase codes for the protein MTSSDYDPANEGAETDFARRMSYGDYLALEAILGAQHPLSEAHDEMLFIIQHQTTELWMRLAIHELAAARRAIAKDEVQPAMKMLARMSRIFEQLNNAWDVLRTMTPSEYTRFRSQLGESSGFQSRQYRLIEFLLGNRNHAMLKPYAHDVETTKLLEAELATPSLYDEVLRLADRNGLKMPAAVLARDVRETHSFSEGVLQAWRVVYEAPETHWMLYELAEKLVDFEDYFRRWRFNHVTTVERVIGFKRGTGGTGGVSYLKRMLEVELFPELWRVRTIL
- the kynU gene encoding kynureninase; protein product: MTRYRVYDDTKALFHLPDGVIYLDGNSLGALPLGVAERVRRVITTEWGNELIRAWNSAGWYAQPHHVGDRIARLIGAEAGSVMVGDTLSLKVYQALAAALDMNASRKVVLSDTGNFPTDLYMAEGLIATLGRGHQLRLVAPEEIEPALSEEIAVLYVTEVDYRTGRRHDMAKLTEKAHTLGIVTVWDLAHSAGALPVDLAGCGADFAAGCTYKYINAGPGAPAFLYVSPRHADDARAALSGWMGHAKPFAFELGYAAAGGVERMRVGTPPVLAMAALEASLDIWDRVDIVEVRARSLALGDLLISEVERRCPSLKLVTPRAHERRGSQISFAFDGGYAAMQALIARGVIGDFRAPDIMRFGITPLYIGETEVMKATEIIEEVIAGEVWRRPEYQIVNAVT
- a CDS encoding PaaI family thioesterase; protein product: MTPLEKLKAMKMPFAELKGVEFVEAEKDRVVARMTVRPDLCTLHHTIHGGAVMAFADSVGAAATVINLPENAKGTTTLESKTNFIGGAKEGTMVIATATPVHRGRRTQVWTTRLETEDGKLVALVTQTQLIL